A stretch of DNA from Actinomycetota bacterium:
GGTGTCGACGGACCGACGGATGCGGCCGGTGCAATCGTCGACGGCTCGACCCTTTCGCGTGGTCGAGCCCTCGGCCTCGATGCGGCGGCGGCGCTCGAGAGCAACGATGCGTATCCGTACCTGCAGGCGACCGCCGATCTGCTCATGACCGGACCGACGGGCACGAACGTCGGGGACGTGTGGGTGGTCTGGCGATGGTGAACTCGCCGATGAGACGACGTGAAATCCTCGACCTGCTCTACGGGTCTGGAGCACCGGAGACCGCGTTACGCCTCGAACGACTCCTCGAAGAGCATCGCTCCGAACGCGAGGCCGGCAAGCTCTGGAGCGAACAGGACGCGTGGGTCATCACCTATCCGGATCAGTTTCGACGGCCGGAAGAACCGACGCTGCAGACGCTCCACAGCTTCTTCGACGGCCATCTCTCCCCCTGGATGAACGGCATACATGTGCTGCCGTTCTATCCCTGGTCCTCCGATGACGGGTTCGCGGTCATCGATCCGACCGCGGTCGATCCTGCCTACGGAACGTGGAGCGATATCGAGACGCTCGCCGAGCGGCACCGCCTCGTTCTCGATGCGGTCGTCAACCACCTGTCGGCCGAAAGCATCTGGTTCCGGCGGTATCTCTCCGGTGATCCTGCCTACGAGGACTACTTCCTGACCGCCGATCCGAACACCGACCTCACGAGTGTCGTGCGCCCACGGACCACCCCGCTGCTGACACGATTCACCTCGGCGACCGGCGAACGGTGGGTCTGGACCACATTCTCGGCCGACCAGGTCGATCTCAACTATCACAATCCGAACGTTCTCCTGGAAATGATTCGTGTACTCCTCGGCTACGCGGCACACGGAGCGTCGGTGATCCGCCTCGACGCGATCGCGCTCGTCTGGAAGGAACTCGGCACATCCTGCATGAGCCTGCCCCAGACGCATGCCTTCGTCGAACTCATCCGCTCATGTCTCGACGCCACCTATCCGGGGACGCTCCTCCTCACCGAGACCAACGTCCCCCATGATGAGAACGTCTCATACTTCGGTTCGGACGCCCGACCGGAGGCACACATCGTCTACCAATTCCCTCTTGCGCCGCTGGTTCTTCACACGTTCGCAACCGGGGACTCGACGGCCCTCACCACGTGGGCGGCATCGCTCGACACACGGACCGGCACGACCTTCCTCAACTTCCTCGCCTCGCACGACGGTGTCGGGGTACGCCCGGTCGAGGGAATCCTCACCCCGAGTCAGATCGGTGCCTTGTGCGACCTCTCGATCGCATCGGGCGGAGCTGTCGGAGAGCGCACGTTGGGTGATGGCACCACATCTCCCTACGAGATCAACGCGACATGGTTCGATCTGCTGGCCGCCGGCCACGACGAACATGCGGCGATCGCCAGGCACCTTGCGAGTCACGCCATCATGTTCGCCCTTCGCGGCATCCCCGCGGTGTATGTGCACAGCCTGTTCGGTACCGGCAACGACACCCGCGCGTACGAACGGACCGGTTTGCGACGAAGCCTCAACCGGCACAGGTTCGACGATGTCGATGCACTCGAACGAAACCTCCAGGACGGTGCAACGAAGGCGCACCGAATCCTGCATGGGATGCGGAGGATGCTCGAACGGCGACGCGACCATCCCGCCTTCCACCCCGATGCCCGACAGCGCATCCTCGATGCGCCCCGCGGCCTCGTGGCGGTCGAACGGTGGACGCCCGATACGGCGGCACGGGTCATCGTCAACGCAACGTCCACACCCGTCGATGTCCGTCACCTCACCCGATCGTGGCGGGAGATCACAAGCGATCGGCCCGCGCCGGTGCTGAGCGGATGGCAGTCGCTCTGGCTCACGCAGTAGAAACCTGAATCCCGTCTGCACGACGCGCCCAGCGTTGGTAGGGTCGAAGACACGACCAGGAGAAGGGGCTTGCGTCAACCGCCCGTGCGCGGTCAAACCCCCTTCGCGTTAGGAGGAGGTAACTATGAAACGATTGAGAAGTGCACTGCTGATATTGGTGGTGTTCTCGATGATTGCCGTTGCATGCGGAACATCCGGAGAGGTCACGCCGGAGACTGTGACGGTTACCGTCCAGGTTCCTGGGGAGACGGTCACGTCGATCGTCACCGAGACCAAGACCGTCGAGGTCGAGACACCGACGATCACGTTCTGGAGCACCGAGACACAGCCGGCTCGCGTCAAGATCACCCAGGGCATCATCGACCGCTTCACGGCAGCGACAGGTATCAACGTCATCCCCGTGTACGTGGATGAGAATGCGCTCCCCGAGACGATGGTGGCGGCAGCGGC
This window harbors:
- a CDS encoding sugar phosphorylase — encoded protein: MRRREILDLLYGSGAPETALRLERLLEEHRSEREAGKLWSEQDAWVITYPDQFRRPEEPTLQTLHSFFDGHLSPWMNGIHVLPFYPWSSDDGFAVIDPTAVDPAYGTWSDIETLAERHRLVLDAVVNHLSAESIWFRRYLSGDPAYEDYFLTADPNTDLTSVVRPRTTPLLTRFTSATGERWVWTTFSADQVDLNYHNPNVLLEMIRVLLGYAAHGASVIRLDAIALVWKELGTSCMSLPQTHAFVELIRSCLDATYPGTLLLTETNVPHDENVSYFGSDARPEAHIVYQFPLAPLVLHTFATGDSTALTTWAASLDTRTGTTFLNFLASHDGVGVRPVEGILTPSQIGALCDLSIASGGAVGERTLGDGTTSPYEINATWFDLLAAGHDEHAAIARHLASHAIMFALRGIPAVYVHSLFGTGNDTRAYERTGLRRSLNRHRFDDVDALERNLQDGATKAHRILHGMRRMLERRRDHPAFHPDARQRILDAPRGLVAVERWTPDTAARVIVNATSTPVDVRHLTRSWREITSDRPAPVLSGWQSLWLTQ